TACCTGAAAATAGTGAGGTGTTTGTTCCTTTATGTGGTAAATCGTTAGATATGTTTTATTTGGCCGAACAGCGTCATACGGTGTTAGGCTGTGAATTAAGCTTAATCGCGGTAAAAGATTTTTTTACTGATAACGATATAGTGTATCAAGAGTCTCGTATTAATGATCACGCGGTATTCTCTGCCGAGCAAGTGACCTTATATCAAGGTGATATTTTTACTCTACCTTCCCAATTAACATCATCGATTAGCGGCTTTTATGATCGCGCGGCACTGATTGCTTGGCCTGAAGAAATGCGCCAACAGTATGTTCATACACTAGCGGCACTAGTGCCTGCTGATGTTAGTGGTTTACTCATTACCCTTGATTACCCACAAGAAACCCTAAAAGGACCACCGTTTGCTGTGAGTCCAACCTGGATTGAAACCTACTTAACAGCTTATTTTACGGTCGAATTACTTGAGTGTGCTGACGTGTTGGCCGATAACTCTAGGTTTGTTTATAAACAGGTGCCTTGGCTTAATGAAGCTGTGTATAAATTGACTCGAAAATCATAACAATGCCCCCAAAAACCTACCGATATACTCTGTAGGTTTTTTAGGTTCAATAGTTTGTTAAGCCATTGTAGTGGAGAGCATAAGGATTATGCTCTCAGCGTTATCTATGGACACAAATCGATTTCAGCGTCGGCATAAATTGCCGCAAAATGTGCCAGCTCACGGACCGAGTCTAGCTGTACAGGTAGAGTAAGAGCATAACTAAGGCCAAACCAAGGGTTAATAGTAACAGGCTAAGTCAGCTATTTTCTGTAGGCTACCACATGAATAATCAAAGGATCCGCAATGAACTTCAGTGATAAACCTGACCGCAGATGGTCAAAAGCCCATAAATGGGAAAAATACAAAGGTACAGATATATTGCCTATGTGGATTGCTGATACTGAGTTTCGCTGTGCAGAACCTATTTTGTCTGCCTTACATCAGCGCATTGATGATGGCCTTTTCGGTTATACCTCACCGGCTCACGATACCGATGCCTGTGAGGCCGTTGTGGCGTGGTGTCAACGTCAATATAACTGGAAGATTGATCCCAGTTGGCTAGTGTGGACTCCGGGTGTAGTGCCGGCGTTTAATGTGGCTATAAAAGCATATTGCCAAGCAGGGGATACGGTTATCGTACAAACACCCAATTATCCTCCTATATTAGCTGCAGCGGGTATTAATCATCTCAACCGAACCTGTATAGGCTCGATAAAAGTGGCAGGGCGCTGGACACTCGATTTTAGTGCTTTAGAAGCGGCGGCCGCGGATCCTAAAGCCAGCTTATTTATTATGTGTAATCCAATGAATCCGCTTGGAACAGTCTTAAACCAAGCAGAACTCGACACAATTGCAGCAATATGCACAAAGCATGGCGTCATGCTGTGTTCGGATGAAATACACTGTGATTTAATTTTAGATGACGTGCCACATTTACCCGCCAGTGCGCACCCAGAGTTGGCTGAGCATTCAGTGACATTGATGGCCGCGAGTAAAACCTTCAATATTGCGGGATTAGGTACGTCTTTTGCTATTATTCCCAACGCAAAATTAAGAGCCGCCTTTAACCATGCCGCCCGTGGAATTATGCCATCGGTCACTGTGACAGGCCTTACTGCCACCAATGCAGCCTTCAGACATTGTGATGAGTGGCATCAACAACAAGTGGCTTATTTAACAGAAAATCGCGATTATTTAGTCACTGAAATTAACAAAATCGACGGTTTAAAAGCTATCGCACCCGCGGCGACTTTTTTACTCTGGGTTGATGCCAGCGGGTTGCAAGTTACCGATACGCAAGCCTGGTGTGAAGCCAAAGGTGTCGGCCCATCAGCGGGCAAAGACTTTGGTGATAAAGACTGTTTTCGCTTGAACTTCGGCTGTTCACGAGATTATTTAGTCGAAGCCATTAAAAAACTGCAGGGCAGAGACGTTTAACCGCCGGCAAAACTTTTGTTTTTTACGGGTAATATCAATATAAAGTAAAAAAATTGACCCTTCATCCAGTAGTTACTCGTATAAATGTAGAATAAGAATTAAGGGAACGTGTTCCACGATGACATTACCTATACAAAACGCTCAAGAAATGGCTAAACGATCGACAACGTTTGTTGACTCTGGAGCATTGCGCAGAACCCCTAAACTCAACAGTGGCACCGTGGATGATAAGCGCCAAGAAATAGCGCTTTACTTCACCAACACCTTTGATACCTATACGCAACTGTTTGATTGTTTGCGCGATGATGCCGG
The Shewanella vesiculosa DNA segment above includes these coding regions:
- a CDS encoding thiopurine S-methyltransferase, which codes for MEPSFWHEKWQLQQIGFHLNQVNPFLVKYWPHLGLPENSEVFVPLCGKSLDMFYLAEQRHTVLGCELSLIAVKDFFTDNDIVYQESRINDHAVFSAEQVTLYQGDIFTLPSQLTSSISGFYDRAALIAWPEEMRQQYVHTLAALVPADVSGLLITLDYPQETLKGPPFAVSPTWIETYLTAYFTVELLECADVLADNSRFVYKQVPWLNEAVYKLTRKS
- a CDS encoding MalY/PatB family protein — encoded protein: MNFSDKPDRRWSKAHKWEKYKGTDILPMWIADTEFRCAEPILSALHQRIDDGLFGYTSPAHDTDACEAVVAWCQRQYNWKIDPSWLVWTPGVVPAFNVAIKAYCQAGDTVIVQTPNYPPILAAAGINHLNRTCIGSIKVAGRWTLDFSALEAAAADPKASLFIMCNPMNPLGTVLNQAELDTIAAICTKHGVMLCSDEIHCDLILDDVPHLPASAHPELAEHSVTLMAASKTFNIAGLGTSFAIIPNAKLRAAFNHAARGIMPSVTVTGLTATNAAFRHCDEWHQQQVAYLTENRDYLVTEINKIDGLKAIAPAATFLLWVDASGLQVTDTQAWCEAKGVGPSAGKDFGDKDCFRLNFGCSRDYLVEAIKKLQGRDV